Below is a window of bacterium DNA.
GGTGGCCGGGAAACGTCCCGGCGAGTACCCCTGCAGTGCCCATCCGATGTCCTGGCCGCCCGCGGCCACGTTCTCGTAGGTATCCGCCGCCGCGCTGAGAGCCTGCTCGGGATGGAACTCCACCGCCACGGTGTTGCCCGATGCTTCCCAGACGTCCTCCGCCCACGGGTCGAGGACCTGGACACGCACCGGATGATCAGCCGCGAACGGATACCCCAAGCTGAGCATCACCGGCTCGGAATCCTCCCCACCCGCACAGGCCGCCGCCACCACAGCCAACACCACCAGCACCACCAGGACCCGCCACCGATTATCTACGTCTCCGGAGACGTCCATTGGGACACGGGCGTCGACAGCGGTGTTCACCGCCCTCGGATCTCCTCCATGTAGTCGTCGGTGTCCTTGCCGCGGTCGAGGATGGCATAGACCCGCTCGACGGGATGTGGGGCAGCGGTCCGCTTGTGGATGAGGATTCCTTGCTCTGTGGGGGTTAATTCCACTTCGACATTGTGATTCAGGCCGAATCGCTCCCGCAACCCCCTGGGAATAGTGATCTGACCCTTCTCAGACACCCGCATGATGCCTCCCGTCTGAAACCCTGCTGCGTTGGCTTCATGCTTCACCGTACCGGAACAGTCGCGGTCGTAGCTCTCGACGGACTACCGTCGAAGCCGGACCCAAGGGATATCGATTAGCACCCGAAGGACCAGACCGGCCAGGACGATGGATAACCCCATACCCTCCTACGAAGGCGCCAACCTGGCGAACCTCGCCGCCGAACTGGAGATCCGCCTCACCGGCCGTTCCCCGACCCGAGGCCTCCGTCTCGACCTGGCCGAGCTGATCCCCCACACGCGGAACTACCTACTCGTCATCATCGACGGCCTCGGCGACCTGCAACTCTCCCACCCCGCCGCGGCCACCCTCCGCCGCCATCGTCGAGCCGCCCTGTGTGCGCCGTTCCCCACCACCACGTCAGTCGGGCTGTCCGCGGTGGGCACGGCAATGGCGCCCATGCAGCACGGAGTGATCGGCTACACCCAGTGGATGCCCGCCCTCGGCACGGTCGTGAACATGCTGGAGTGGGCGGACATGGCAACGGGACAGCCCATCGACCTAGACCCGGCCGACTTCCACCCCACCCCCAACCTGCCCGAACGCCTCAGCGCGGCCGGTGTGAGAACGGTGATCTTCAAACCCACCGACCTCCTCGACACCCCGGTGAGCAACATGGTCTGCCGCGGCGCCGAACGCCACGGATACACATCCCCCTTCGACATCCGGCCGCCCGCGGTTTCCGGTGACGGCGACCGCACCCTGACCGTCGTGTACACGGCCCCCGTGGACACAGCCGCCCACGCCTACGGCCAACGCTCGCAGGCCTACAGCGCGGCCCTCTCCCAAACAGGCCAGGTGTGGGAACACCTCAGACGTTCCTTCCCGAGCGACACCACCCTCATCGGATCAGCCGACCACGGCCACTGCGACATCCCTCCCGAAGGCAAGATCTACCTGGACGAGAACCTCACCGAAGGCATGACATGGTGGGGCGACGGCCGCGTCCTCATGTTCTCCGGACCCCTCGAACCGGTACACCGGATCGCCCGCCGGACCAACGCCCAGTTCGTCAGCGCCGACCAACTACGCCGATGGCTGGGCGGAGGCCCCCGACACCCCGCCCTCACCGAACTCCCCACCGCCGCCCTCCTAGCCCCACCCGGAACAGTCATCTTTCCCCAACACCTCCCGAGCCCCTACGTAGGCCACCACGGCGGCATCACCCCCCAAGAGCTACAAATTCCCTTACTAGTCGCCTAGCCGCTGGCTCAGGTCCATCGCCGCATCGCCACACCCCTCCCTCGCAAATCCAGCTAGCCGCCACTCGCAGGCGTGGTCGAATCGGTCGGTCCGGTTGTAGTCCGACCCGACGCCGATGTTGAATCCCACTGTGCGACGCCGCGTCAACCGCTCATGGTGCCGACGACAGCACCGACATCGGAGTTGCCACTGCCACACCAGCACACCCTGATGCTCGCCGGTTGCAGGGACCAGGGAAGGGTCGACCAAGCGGCTCAACTACTACAGAATCTCTTGGCGTTGGGTGAGTATCTCCATGGTTCTGCTGCGGGCTCCGATCCACTTCCTTGTGTCCGGGCAAATCCATCCGGCGATCTCGACAAGGCCTGCCAGTCACTGGCCAAGTCGCGGTTGTGGATAGGTTCGTGGTGAGCTACGCGGTTCCGCAGCTTATGCAGCCGCGGCATCCGGTTGTGGACGTCGGACCGCACGGCTCGAGGAGCGGGCCCTCTGCCCATCAGCAGGCCTGGAAGCTGTTTCGCCGGGCGTCAGGCTGGCGAACACGATATGCTCGTGGAGTTGAGGGTCGCTCTCTCTTGAGGTGGTCTGCGGGACCCGGGCGCCGATCAGTCCCGACAGGCAACTACCCGGGGGGGGGGGGGCGGCGCGGGCGGCGGCCCGGGTGCTCTTGAGTTCATTGGGAAGGGGGCCAGATATCGGAAAACCCCCACACCGGCCCCCCCGGTTTTGGGGGCGGGATCCCCNNNNNNNNNNCCCCCCCCCCCCCCCCCCCCCCCCCCCCCCCCCCCCCGCGGGGGGGGCGCCCCCGCCGCGGCTGGCTGCCCGCGTTAGTCTGCTCGATCTGATCTCGGGTCCAGAGATCGGAAATCGCCCACAGCGGCGACGCCGAGTTAGGCGGCGCGATCGACCACTTCCAGAGGGCCTGTTTCTGCCGGACACCCGCCGCTTGGTAAATGGGAGCTTACGAGATGCAATGGATTAGCAGAGAAGCGG
It encodes the following:
- a CDS encoding alkaline phosphatase family protein, producing MDNPIPSYEGANLANLAAELEIRLTGRSPTRGLRLDLAELIPHTRNYLLVIIDGLGDLQLSHPAAATLRRHRRAALCAPFPTTTSVGLSAVGTAMAPMQHGVIGYTQWMPALGTVVNMLEWADMATGQPIDLDPADFHPTPNLPERLSAAGVRTVIFKPTDLLDTPVSNMVCRGAERHGYTSPFDIRPPAVSGDGDRTLTVVYTAPVDTAAHAYGQRSQAYSAALSQTGQVWEHLRRSFPSDTTLIGSADHGHCDIPPEGKIYLDENLTEGMTWWGDGRVLMFSGPLEPVHRIARRTNAQFVSADQLRRWLGGGPRHPALTELPTAALLAPPGTVIFPQHLPSPYVGHHGGITPQELQIPLLVA
- a CDS encoding AbrB/MazE/SpoVT family DNA-binding domain-containing protein, whose protein sequence is MRVSEKGQITIPRGLRERFGLNHNVEVELTPTEQGILIHKRTAAPHPVERVYAILDRGKDTDDYMEEIRGR